The Eriocheir sinensis breed Jianghai 21 chromosome 21, ASM2467909v1, whole genome shotgun sequence genome includes the window agagagagagagagagagagagagagagagagagagagagagagagagagagagagagagagagagagagagagagagagagagagagagagagagaatgctatcgCTGTCATTAAAATACTTTCACAAACACATTGATTAAAGTACTCGAACTAGGAAAAAATATTAAGATGCTAGTAGGTTAAAGACATAATCATATACATTCAAAGAACTATCACCTTTTTCTTGTGCCTAAACGTGTTTCATAAAATTTCCTTCATCACCCTCTTATGCACTTTCTCgtttccagtttccttttttaTCCCGGTTTCAAAGGTTGCAAAAGGAGTGACAAAAGCTGACTCACAAGGAAAGAGGCTTCGTTCACTGTTTTCTTGTGTCGGTATGTCCGGTTTCCTGGTGACAATCATTTTTATAGCAAGGCCCGTGTTCTCAAAAAGGTTTCAGCGTCCTACAACACCTATTTCAACAAGCTATCGTGGAGGCTGCTTGGGTTTTCACTGACGGTTTTATGCTCCTGGCGATAGTTTTCAAAGGCTACCACACCATGAACAGGGAGGATATGTGATAACTTCATTagccttctcttcatcctctgaAAATTGTCCTAATGAGAGTTGAACCCATTTAAACATCCGGCCTTATACTTACGTAGTGTTTAATCCCCATGTAAATCAGTGCTATACGATCCCCTCCCTTATGCTGTATCACAACTTAAAGTCCCGGtgaattattatttattttttgtgttggcGGTTTTCGTATAATTGGGTGACGAATTATTACGCGGCGCTCGGTCCTCATGTGCAACAGCGATAAACGATCAACTAAAAGCCTTGCCAAGTACATTCATCCGTTGCCAGTTTGATTTATCGAGTGACATAAATAACTACAGAGCGTTTGATCCACATGTATTGCACCGATAAACAATCAACTCCCAAATGGTGCATTGCAAAGGGAAaaagaattatattattttatttgcgtTGCCGGTATTGAGTTTATTCGGTGACATGAAGATACGGACTTTCTTTATTGTGAGTTGAGTAGTCAGAAAGCAATACAACCTTAAATTTTCGTATTCTGAAGTGGATACCATGCCTGACTATTAAAGTATTTCCTGATGTCATACCTCATATATTAAAACAGAATGCTAGTGGGATCGATCCTTACGTAAAAGTCCCATTCCTCGGGCAAGTCACATTATGCATGGAGCTGATAACAGATAGACAACAGAAGCAACAGAGTGGTAACCCAGGATTATAGAAGATAGGACAGACACAAGCTGGATGGATTTCAGTCACACCCGACGGAGGTGCGGAACATTTGGAAAGGTTTTGCCATGCCACGGACTTCTAATGATTGTAGCTGAtgttaatgatgttgatgattatgatgatgagggggaggaagagaagcaagaaagaCCACTCGGTCCTTCAGATTAGCCGTCCCATCCCACGGCCTCTGATCCCCATGTAATAGAATCACAAACGATCTAATTCTCATGCCTCGATTCGTGCACACTCGCCGGTAACTGAACCCTTTCCTCGGTGCCTGCAGCTCGCCGGTgacctttcttccattcttggCTGAACCAGATTCGGGAAAAAAGTCTCCTGGTTTATATTATTAATACAAAAAACTAGACTTCACCTTTCAACCAGACAaactttcactctcttcctccttcagtaacACGCGGCGGACGGACGGGAGCCTTTCTACTTCGAGTCTACCCTTCACAAGACTCTGCGCTCCTATTCTTAtaacatttcctctcctcttaccgaTGCACTCTCAACACATTTGTTACTCCGGCAACCCTACCCCGTGCCCACACAACAGGTGACGCCACGCAGGGGACCTTTACTCCCCTGTATGGCGTGTCTGAAGGGGCACGGGGTGGGAGGGAGAACGGGGCGGGGGCTCGCACATAAAGGAAGTTCAAGGAGGGGGGCGGGGATGGCCTCGGGGTGACATGATGCAGCACAGTTTTGCAAGTATTCACACCTTTCCCATTCAGCCATACACGTCCCGCTCTGACCATCGCTTTCGTTGTCACAGAGATtcacaggtaaaaaaataaaaaaaacctatCCAGTCTGTATATGTCCCTGCTAATTACTCCCATTATAACTTTTCCGTCTACATTCGCTCATGCTTTCTTTGAGGCGTATAAAAACAAGACAATTTCCTTCACTTTGTATTATatcaacctttctttctcttgccaCACGATTTTCTATTCgactttctattctctcttcatCTTGCTCATCCTTTCACACTTAATAATGAGACACTTTCccgcgtgtgggtgtgggtgtgggtgtaggtgtgggtgtgttttaTTAATAATTACTTTCCTGCTTTCCTCGATATCCAAGTTTTTCTTTGTGGTCTTGTcacgcctctgtgtgtgtgtgtgtgtgtgtgtgtgtgtgtgtgtgtgtgtgtgtgtgtgtgtgtgtgttatcatctattctttcccttttccttactctctttaTCTCTAAAATGATATGATCTGCATTATTTCAGTTCTCCCTGCCGCTCATATTTTctcccaaacttttttttttttttatcttctctcactttcccgtcctctctctatttttttttttgttcccctttccttccttaaaatTCTTAGACAAAATAAGACACACTCCTGTttgattttttgttcttttgtattttttttctctcttgctccAGGCCACACGATTATCTCCTGGTTTACTTTCTTTTAAATGTAACGTGATACCACCCTCTGTTGTATTGTATCAAcctttgttcctctctcttccctgccaGCCACTCATGCCCTACGAGTTCGCATACGAGGTGAAAGACGACGCCACGACCAATTACCAGAACAGAGTGGAGTTCGTTGAGGATGGCGTGTTGCGGGGGAGCTACAGCCTCCTCTCCCCTGACGGTGTGGTTCGAACTTCCGTCTATTCCGACACCGGCAATGGCTTCGAGGTGAGTTACTCGGCATTAGGGCGGCGACGAGAGCCTACGAACGCCGTTAGAATGGCAAAGAATGAAGTTTGGCATATTACTGAGTAGCGACATAGATATTGCAGAAGTCAGGACAGAGAAAATAGGTGGAAATATGAAATTTAAACCCATGCTGGAGCAGGAAAGAGCACAAAatatgaaaagtagaaaatactGGAAAGGCATTTGTCTGTAgcgactgatgatgatggtgatgataaaggcattGAGGAGAGCATACGAGCGTCTTTAAAATACCAGGAATAGATGTTGGACATAGATGCTGCCCGTAGATggagtttcatttttttcttactaaCAGTTACTATATACTATATTATGGAAGTAAATCTAAAGTAAATATTTGTCTGCGatcaaacacataaaaaaacactgCATACCAGGAAAGAAAGGGAGCTTGTAAATTACACCGGCGAGTGAAATCGTCTTTCTTGTTTGCCTTCATCAAGCCGGTCTGTACGATGACTAAGGCACATGCAGCACATTCCTGACACACACTGTACCCCCTGAACAAGTCCTGCTGAAGGCACTTACTCATGAGGCCGCTCGCACCACAACGTTTGTCGCATCAAGATTTTCTATTCAGCGTATCATTCATGACACCCGCTTTCCTCTCTGAGCCAATCCTGCTAAAAACATTTATACTGCCGGCTTCGCTGCTTCATTCGTCCTAttaccgttttctttttcatgtgtATGAGCTTTGAGACTCAGCAAAATGAGAACTTTAATGTTTCGTTTTCTTTGCCAGTTGTATAAAGTTTTGGTGCGAAAATATAACAGTCTACCCGGCAATGGGGAACAGTTGATATATAAttacgacgacaacaacaacaatactagaagtgaaaatatgataataataataataataataataataataataataataataataataataataataataataataataataataataaaataatgaggtAACAAAAATTGACCATCCTCCCGGTTGGACACAAATCCTTCAACATGGCGCCTCTTTCCGTCCTCCCACAGGTGACCCTCCACGAAGTGCCAACAGACATCGTGGTCATCGGCTCAGGCCTCCCTGGTGACCCCGCGCTCAAGGCCGGGGGCACGTACAGGTACTACGACTCTCGCGACTCAGGCTCAAGGGAGTCCTTCCGGCCATCTTTCAGCAGGAGCGGTGGATTTGAGGCTTTCTCTAAAGCATCAGAAGGGTTTGACGGGTCTTCAAGAGGGTCAGCTATCTTTAGTTCATCGAGCAACAGAGACTTTTCATCGAAAAATAAACAGTCAAGTCGCGAAGAGTCATCCAGGCGCGAAGAATCGGAAAGGCGCGAAGAATCGTCGAGACGCGATGAGTCAAGACGCGAAGAATCGTCGAGACGCGATGAGTCAAGACGCGAAGAATCCGAAGGCTCCAGATTTGAATTTTTAACGAATGACAAGAGTGCCTTGGAAGCCTTCGACAGGGAGAGCGCCAGCCAAGGCTTCTCTGGTGGGTCTAGGGACTCCGAGGCTTCGTCGAGACGCAAAGAGTCAAGACGCGAAGAATCCGAAGGCTACAAATATGAATTGTTGACGAATGACAAGAGTGCCTTGGAAGCCTTCGACAGGGAGAGCGCCAGCCAAGGCTTCTCTGGCGGGTCTAGGGACTCCGAGGCTTCGTCGAGACACGAAGAGTCTGGAGGCTTTGGAGAGTTCTCGCATGCCTTCGCGTCATCGTTCTCCCAGCAGGGAGGATCTGGAGGTGGATCAGGTGGTGGATCTGGAGGTGGATCAGGTGGTGGATCTGGTGGTGGATTAGGTGGTGGATTTGGTGGTGGATCAGGTGGTGGATCTGAGGGTGGATCAGGTGGATCAAGAGGTGGATTCGGTGGTGGATCTGAGGGTGGATCATTAGGTGGATCTGGAGGATCAAGTGGTGGATCTGGTGGTGGATCAGGGGGTGGATTTGTTGGAACTGGTAGTGGATCAGGTCACGGTGGATCTGGTGGTGGATCAGGTGGTGGATATGAGGGTGGATTAGGTGGTGGATCAGGGGGTGGATTCGGTGGTGGATCTGAGGGTGGATCATTTGGTGGTGAATTTGGTGGATCAGGTGGTGGATCTGGTGGTGGATCAGATGGTGGATCTGGAGGTGGGTCAAGTGGTGGATCTGGTGGTGGATCAGGGGGTGGATTTGTTGGAACTGGTGGTGGATCAGGTCACGGTGGATCAAGTGGTGGATCTGACGGTGGATCAGGTGGCGGATtcggtggtggttctggtggatCAGGTGGGGGATCACATGGTGGTTCAAGTGGATCAGGTGGCGGATccggtggtggttctggtggatCAGGTCGCGGATCACATGGTGGTTCTGGTGGATCAGGTGGCGGATCAGGTGGCGGATCACATGGTGGTTTAGGTGGATCAGGTGGCGGATTCGGTGGTGAATTTGGTGGATCAGGTGGCGGATccggtggtggttctggtggatCAGGTGGCGGATccggtggtggttctggtggatCAGGTGGGGGATCACATGGTGGTTCTGGTGGATCAGGTGGCGGATCACATGGTGGTTCAGGTGGATCAGGTGGCGGATTCGGAGGTGGATCTGGTGGATCAGGTGGCGGATCACATGGTGGTTCAGGTGGATCAGATGGCGGATTCGGTGGTGGATCTGGTGGATCAGGTGGCGGATTCGGAGTTGGATCTGGTGGATCAGGTGGCGGATCACATGGTGGTTCAGGTGGATCAGATGGCGGATTCGGTGGTGAATTTGGTGGATCAGGTGGCGGATTCGGTGGTGAATTTAGTGGATCAGGTGGCGGATCACATGGTGGTTCAGGTGGATCAGATGGCGGATTCGGTGGTGGATCTGGTGGATCAGGTGGCGGATTCGGAGTTGGATCTGGTGGATCAGGTGGCGGATCACATGGTGGTTCAGGTGGATCAGATGGCGGATTCGGTGGTGGATCTGGTGGATCAGGTGGGGGATCACATGGTGGTTCTGGTGGATCAGATGGCGGATTCGGTGGTGGATCTGGTGGATCAGGTGGGGGATCACATGGTGGTTCTGGTGGATCAGATGGCGGATTCGGTGGTGGATCTGGTGGATCCGGTGGCGGATCACATGGTGGTTCTGGTGGATCAGATGGCGGATTCGGTGGTGGATCTGGTGGATCAGGTGGGGGATCACATGGTGGTTCTAGTGGATCAGGTGGCGGATCACATGGTGGTTTAAGTGGATCAGATGGCGGATTCGGTGGTGGATCTGGTGGATCAGGTGGCGGATTCGGAGTTGGATCTGGTGGATCAGGTGGCGGATCACATGGTGGTTCAGGTGGATCAGATGGCGGATTCGGTGGTGGATCTGGTGGATCAGGTGGGGGATCACATGGTGGTTCTGGTGGATCAGATGGCGGATTCGGTGGTGGATCTGGTGGATCAGGTGGGGGATCACATGGTGGTTCTAGTGGATCAGGTGGTGAATTCGGTGGTGGATTTGGTGGATCAGGTGGCGGATCACATGGTGGTTCAGGTGGATCAGATGGCGGATTCGGTGGTGGATCTGGTGGATCAGGTGGGGGATCACATGGTGGTTCTAGTGGATCAGATGGCGGATTCGGTGGTGGATCTGGTGGATCAGGTGGGGGATCACATGGTGGTTCAGGTGGATCAGGTGACGGATTCGGTGGTGGATCTGGTGGCGGATCCGATGGTGGATCAGGTGGATCAGGTGGCGAGTTCGGTGGTGGATCTGGTGGATCATTTGGCGGATCACATGGAGGTTCAGGTGGATCAGGTGGGGGATCCGGTGGTGGATCTGGTGGATCAGGTGGCGGATCCGATGGTGGATCAGGTAGTGGTTCAGGTGGATCAGGTGGCGGATTCGGTGGGGGATCTGGTGGATCACATGGTGGTTCAGGTGCATCAGGTGGGGGATCCGGTGGTGGATCTAGTGGATCAGGTGGCGGATCACATGGTGGTTCAGGTGGAGGATTCGGTGGTGGATCTGGTGGATCAGGTGGCGGATCACATGGTGGTTCAGGTGGATCAGGTGGGAGATCCGGTGGTGGATCAAGTGGCGGATCCGATGGTGGATCAGGTGGCGGATTCGGTGGTGGACTTGATATTGGACTCGGTTTTGGAACTGATGGACCTGGTGGATCAGGATCTGGTATTGAACTCGGTTTGGGACTTGGTGGTGGACCTGGTATTGAGCTCGGGTTTGGAACTGATGGACCTGGTGGATTCGGTGGTGAACCTGGTGGATCAGGAGGTGGATTCGGTGGTGGACCTGGTGGATCAGGTGGCGGATCACATGGTGGTTCAGGTGGATCAGGTGGCGGATccggtggtggttctggtggatCAGGTGGTGGATTCGATGGTGGATCAGGTGGTGGTTCAGGTGTATCAGGTGGCGGATTCGGTGGTGGACTTGATATTGGACTCGGTTTTGGAGCTGGTGATGGACCTGGTGGGTCAGGAGGTGGACTTGGTGGATCAGTTGGCGGATTCGGTGGTCGACCTGGTGGATCAGATGGTGGATTCGGTGATGGATCAGGTGGGTCAGGTGGATTCGGTGGCGGATTCGGAGGTGGACCAGGAGGTGGATTCGGTGGTGGATCAGGTGGATCAGGTGGATCAGGTGGATTCGGTGGCGGATTCGGTGGTGGACCAGGAGGTGGATTCGGTGGTGGATCAGGTGGATCAGGTGGATTCGGTGGCGGATTCGGTGGTGGACCAGGAGGTGGATTCGGTGGTGGATCAGGTGGATCAGGTGGTGGATctggtggtggagcaggtggaTCTGGTGGCGGGGTCAGTGGTGGAGgggccggcggcggcggcgtcaacCTACAGGACAAGGCCGTGTTCATCATTCACCCTGACTTCTTCAAGACCGGCGCGGGCGCCGGCCTGACGGGCCTGCCGGAAGTGACGGAGCCCATTATTATCGTGAGTGACAATAAATTTGCCCAGGGTGGGGGTGGGGCTGGCGTAGGTTTCAGTAATGCTCTGGGCGGAGGAGGGTTTGCGGGAGCCTTTAGCAGCGTGAACAGGCTGggagaggctgctgctgctgacacCACAGCGGCTCACTCAAGCGGTGCTGCATCAACTGCTACCGCCGAAGAAGTAAGTACATCCTCTGGTAAAAGTGGATCGACCTCGACCAGTGCCATTGAAAGCGCTTCATCCTTAGGCAGTGCCTCAATAAGCGCTTCTTCTCCAAGCAGTGAAGGCTTCGTTGCATCCACCTTCAGCTCCAACGGATTGACTGTTGGAAGTGCGACAGGTGATTCTACCTCTGCCTCGAGTGGATCATTTGGAAGAAGTACCATCGAAAATGTCTCATCCTCAGCTAGTGCCGCTGAAGGAGCATCTTCAAGTGGTGCTACAAAGAGTGCTTCATTCTCCAGTGCAAGTGAATCATCGGGCAGCGCCACTGATGGTGCTTCTTTTTTAACTAGTGCTTCCGAAGGTGGTTCATCCTCCCACGGATCAGTTTCCTCAGGGAGTGGAACTGAAGGCGCCTTTTTATTTGATGCAAGTGGATCTTCCCTAGGCAGTGCGGCTGAAGTTGATACTTCTTTAGGCAGTGCCGCTGAAGTAGCCTCCTCAAGCAGTGCCACTGAAGTGGCCTCCTCAGGCAGTGCCGCTGAAGTGACCTTCTCAGGTAGTGCCGCTGAAGTGGCCTCCTCAAGCGGTGCCGCTGAAGTGACCTCCTCAAATAGTGCCGCTGAAGTGACCTCAAGCAATGCCGCTGCAGCGGCTTCCTCAGGCAGTGCCGCTGAAGGTGTTTCTTCTTCGAGCAGTGGAGGGTTCGATGCATCTACATTCAACTCTAGAAAACTATCTGTAGAAAGCAGCACAAAagattcttcatcttcttccagcAGAAAAGGTGGAGTTCTAACAATTACTTCCTCTAGCTTGGATGGATCATCTGGTATCAACAAAGCGGTAACTGATGAGTCGTCTGGCAGGGGACAATCAGTTCTCGATAGTGGAGCATCAGGAGGaacaaaaaatattgaaaaggcAGCCAATGCAAAACCAGCTTCTTCGGGTCAAATTGGGCTGAATGGATTTAGCACGTCCTTCAGTGAAGGCGGATCACAACAGTTTATAATATCCTCTAGTGGAGACGCATCCAGGTTTGACTCCCACAGATTTTCCAGCAGTGGATCCGGTGGCTCTTCAAGCAGTGGGGCGTCAAGCAGTGCCATTTTGCACAGCCAAAGCGGTGGTGACTTAAAACTGCAGGCACCGGACCAGTTACTGAAGATTCTCAATCCAGGCCAAACAGCTCGCGGGCTTCAGGGTATCCGCGGCAGTTCGGGCCAGGGCGGGGCTGTCTTCTTTACGCAGGAAACTGACCTGGCCTCTTCCCAGGGCGGCAAAACCTCCATCACACAACTGCCAGTCACTCGCGTCACCACCGTGACACACCTCCCTGACGATTCTAAGCAAGGCTCTTCCATCTTGAAAATAGCTGGCAGTTCCACGGGCTTCAAGAATAACCAGAACGTGTTCACAAGCCCACCGTCAGGTGCTGCACGATTCTTTGCATCAGCATCAAACACAAAAACTTTTCAGGCGAGTGGCAAGAAGTCAGCAGGAAACAAAATTGTTAGCATATCCGGCTCAGGAACACTCACGACTCTTCCTACTGGTGACACTGTCCTCGCCTTGGGCAGCAAACAACCCATTGCAATTTCCACTTCCCAGGGCGTCATCAGGAACAGCCGGAGGACCGCGCCCTTTTCCACCACCAACTCGAGGCAGCAACGACCGAGGCGAATCCGAGGGCGGCTTCTGAGGTCACTCTAATTGGCCAAAGAGGTGAAGACACACCTGCATTGAGGTTCACCGTCTCAGCGCCCACTGTTCCTTCAATATGTTAACGTTAGCTTGTACGATAGGCAGAATCGATGTTAATGGCCGCAGTGATCAGATTTTGCTGCTGAAAAGGGTTCATAGAAACTCTGCTTTTATGTtttacacaaacacactctcAGTCATTAACTACATTAATGAAACGAAGAGTTTGTCATTTACCTATTACACAAACACTTCACATATCACTGCACTGTTACTGTCCATACATCATGCCTCTTCCCTTTAATGGCTTGTTTTCATTCGCGAACGAAACGCTGTTACTGTTAGCCAATGCTTAGGTTAGGAACCATGCACACTTGTAGTCATGAGGTGCTgagctctgtgtgtgtatgtgtgtgtgtgtgtgtgtgtgtgtgctaagttATGTGTGTGGATCACTTGATATTGTTGTAACGGTAAGTTATCACGGAGAAGCGTGCTAGGTTTTGTGTGTGGATCACGTCAAGCTGTTTAAACAGAAATGTATCACGAGGTCCATTAGTCGTTaagttatgtttgtgtgtttataacgttgaaattaataaaaaaaatattttttataagCTGAAAAAATGTTTTATTCTAACATCTGGTTACAGGGTTCAATAAACAAACAGGTGCTCTGAGTTCTTGAAATCTATAAAAACAAAGATAAGATTAATCCACAAAGAGGTAATTAACAAAAAGACAAGAATACAAACACTGATGTTCCTGGGGTAACACTTTTAAACTCTCAAAAAGGAAGAGGCTGAGGGAGGATGGAGTGTGCTCCTTACCGGAACAAGCTGGCATGGAGAGCACGGGCGTGGGGGAACCTTCTCTACACGTCACCAACACTCCTGCAACAGATATATAAATTgctataaatggaaggaaaaacgcTTCAATGTTTAAATATGCGTTacatagaaagggaaagggtacGAGGACACTTGATCGAGAtttatgaatggatgaagggctttcatAAGGGTGATGTATAAGGATTTTAGTAGTAGAAGAGCAGAGTACAACACGTAGgctagtaatggatttaaattggataaactcagattcaacaaagacatagcaagaaccagggttgttgattttttttaatttcaagcaagatggcggcactataaaacagttgcctgcgcttccaattggctgggaccaaccaaaagagtaaagatggggccatacgctacagctgagcgtggccgcagtgctcatctccttGGCACGGGCCCCTGACCATTGATGGGAAGAAACCATCACCCCAggacagggtcagcgtgacatccgggttacgacGGTTTATCTTCCCAAAGTTTACCATtgtaagggccgccggcaaccctcacataactttgtgtgtgtgtgtgtgtgtgtgtgtggctctcgcaatctctaagcctttacaaCCATATAtacctatttatcgaccagcccgaaagggaggatgagcagctgggtgagtgggacgctgactgcccaggtcgggattcaaacccagggcGCGGGTTTGTAGCAAGGCATactaaccactagaccatggaggtataaaaaaaacaataaaaaaaatctaatgtcaacaagatgagaaaacagttGCAATAAGCAAATGAACTtaagttgctaacccatggttgccctgcacacattctaaatATTTTGGCTCATGGTTTGGAAATTGGCAACATaaaagaacatgtggttcatgttgtaaTATACTTCTGAagccatcactctgcctcagcaagatgcCGTCAGAAAGGCGGTCAGTGTCTTGTTCTGCTCCAGGACACTGGATGGACCAGGTGTGGCTGACGGAAGATATGTATAATGAACTAACAGCTCAGGTAAAAATtttgtgaagttgacagggaaaataTGGATATCGAGGTTagagagtgttttctttgtttatttctccattctATGTTGTTGCTCAGCAAtgagatcaagatttaaatcaatgacaaaaaaaaatcaaataatataaatcttgatttaaatcaatgatttaaaaaaataatttgatttaagttttgatttaaatcaacttgatttaaatcaaacaaccctggcAAGAACTGCTTTACTAATATTGTGGTGGATGAGTGCAGCAATcactcatgtggtgagtgccaatatgataTATAGCTCCAAGGAAAGcttacataaattcatggatactGAGGATAAATGGGGTTAGGATGACAAAAACCTGCCTTGTATGGGCATTCCGGACTCTTGcagattatatgtgtgtgtgtgtgtgtgtgtgtgtgtgtgtgtgtgtgtgtgtgtgtgtgtgtgtgtgtgtgtgtgtgtgtgtgtgtatctatgtgataaagaaagagaaagagaaagataaggagaattcaaatattcgtgtatttaatcATTcacctatttatttactttacatccggttaaaaatatacatattttaGTACGTTCCCGAACATTGGTGTGTCGCAGCTGCATTACCTGATATGCTTTTTAAGAAACGATGGCTCGGCAGATCTCTAAAGCTGCTGAGATAATCCACATAATTAACTCATCCCACCACACACCTGCACCTTCCCAAGCCCTGCCTCCAGCGTCACCTGCTCTGCGCCACGCCTCCTGCTGTGCTCCACCGTCCCCTTCCTCAGGTGCCCGTTTCCAACCTTGCTGCATCAACCTTCACACCAGGAGCCTTCCTCGTACCTTTAGCTGTCCCTTGACTTCCATAATCTCTCTCTGCATTTCAATAGTTGATATAATTTTCCCGTAAGGCTCTCATTTCTTATCTCTGCGTCTATCATTTTTTTCGCTGCGAATATTGACTATCAAATGTTCAGGATTCCAAAATGGTTGTCTGTTAACTTGTAAAAAACAAAATTGCTTATTCCCAGTTGCCTATTCGGTGAAGTTCCCTCGAAGC containing:
- the LOC127001562 gene encoding uncharacterized PE-PGRS family protein PE_PGRS54-like isoform X17; the encoded protein is MWKVVVVAAALSVAAVAGEGGQEAQLSGPGLSLGELLRGSRESSGEYRVRHFGRGGGDDDDSEEFPPLMPYEFAYEVKDDATTNYQNRVEFVEDGVLRGSYSLLSPDGVVRTSVYSDTGNGFEVTLHEVPTDIVVIGSGLPGDPALKAGGTYRYYDSRDSGSRESFRPSFSRSGGFEAFSKASEGFDGSSRGSAIFSSSSNRDFSSKNKQSSREESSRREESERREESSRRDESRREESSRRDESRREESEGSRFEFLTNDKSALEAFDRESASQGFSGGSRDSEASSRRKESRREESEGYKYELLTNDKSALEAFDRESASQGFSGGSRDSEASSRHEESGGFGEFSHAFASSFSQQGGSGGGSGGGSGGGSGGGSGGGLGGGFGGGSGGGSEGGSGGSRGGFGGGSEGGSLGGSGGSSGGSGGGSGGGFVGTGSGSGHGGSGGGSGGGYEGGLGGGSGGGFGGGSEGGSFGGEFGGSGGGSGGGSDGGSGGGSSGGSGGGSGGGFVGTGGGSGHGGSSGGSDGGSGGGFGGGSGGSGGGSHGGSSGSGGGSGGGSGGSGRGSHGGSGGSGGGSGGGSHGGLGGSGGGFGGEFGGSGGGSGGGSGGSGGGSGGGSGGSGGGSHGGSGGSGGGSHGGSGGSGGGFGGGSGGSGGGSHGGSGGSDGGFGGGSGGSGGGSHGGSGGSDGGFGGGSGGSGGGSHGGSGGSDGGFGGGSGGSGGGSHGGSGGSDGGFGGGSGGSGGGSHGGSGGSDGGFGGGSGGSGGGSHGGSGGSDGGFGGGSGGSGGGSHGGSSGSGGGSHGGLSGSDGGFGGGSGGSGGGFGVGSGGSGGGSHGGSGGSDGGFGGGSGGSGGGSHGGSGGSDGGFGGGSGGSGGGSHGGSSGSGGEFGGGFGGSGGGSHGGSGGSDGGFGGGSGGSGGGSHGGSSGSDGGFGGGSGGSGGGSHGGSGGSGDGFGGGSGGGSDGGSGGSGGEFGGGSGGSFGGSHGGSGGSGGGSGGGSGGSGGGSDGGSGSGSGGSGGGFGGGSGGSHGGSGASGGGSGGGSSGSGGGSHGGSGGGFGGGSGGSGGGSHGGSGGSGGRSGGGSSGGSDGGSGGGFGGGLDIGLGFGTDGPGGSGSGIELGLGLGGGPGIELGFGTDGPGGFGGEPGGSGGGFGGGPGGSGGGSHGGSGGSGGGSGGGSGGSGGGFDGGSGGGSGVSGGGFGGGLDIGLGFGAGDGPGGSGGGLGGSVGGFGGRPGGSDGGFGDGSGGSGGFGGGFGGGPGGGFGGGSGGSGGSGGFGGGFGGGPGGGFGGGSGGSGGFGGGFGGGPGGGFGGGSGGSGGGSGGGAGGSGGGVSGGGAGGGGVNLQDKAVFIIHPDFFKTGAGAGLTGLPEVTEPIIIVSDNKFAQGGGGAGVGFSNALGGGGFAGAFSSVNRLGEAAAADTTAAHSSGAASTATAEEVSTSSGKSGSTSTSAIESASSLGSASISASSPSSEGFVASTFSSNGLTVGSATGDSTSASSGSFGRSTIENVSSSASAAEGASSSGATKSASFSSASESSGSATDGASFLTSASEGGSSSHGSVSSGSGTEGAFLFDASGSSLGSAAEVDTSLGSAAEVASSSSATEVASSGSAAEVTFSGSAAEVASSSGAAEVTSSNSAAEVTSSNAAAAASSGSAAEGVSSSSSGGFDASTFNSRKLSVESSTKDSSSSSSRKGGVLTITSSSLDGSSGINKAVTDESSGRGQSVLDSGASGGTKNIEKAANAKPASSGQIGLNGFSTSFSEGGSQQFIISSSGDASRFDSHRFSSSGSGGSSSSGASSSAILHSQSGGDLKLQAPDQLLKILNPGQTARGLQGIRGSSGQGGAVFFTQETDLASSQGGKTSITQLPVTRVTTVTHLPDDSKQGSSILKIAGSSTGFKNNQNVFTSPPSGAARFFASASNTKTFQASGKKSAGNKIVSISGSGTLTTLPTGDTVLALGSKQPIAISTSQGVIRNSRRTAPFSTTNSRQQRPRRIRGRLLRSL